One Candidatus Delongbacteria bacterium genomic window carries:
- a CDS encoding exodeoxyribonuclease V subunit gamma, with product MFDPIIGWSSEQLLEALADNLDRHRSVLARRTVIVPSKGLGRWLSQELASRRGLSAGLHLPFASTWLWELAAQLLPDFHAQHPVSSELLLSHILNELPAFARDEALPQLAPFLQSDHVTQRQLELARLLADSLDQLQVHRPDWLLAWADAAPEADAPWQARLWHRVTRALPAAALRPRLLEDLQRALTAEGITPPGLPERLHLFLPASLPDSQFQLFKALARHIPVHLYLLRARQSLLPAPWPLLPGLDGDALEQELDQQLRECGAWPAERHWPDPTGFSCAPGRLGQLQARLQGMVLPAVDGAGDTPDHSLALHSCHSLWRELEVLQDELLRLFDTLEDLHPDQILVLCADLPSWAPAIEAVFGRIPRGSERPALPYTLSRRNSPAEAWQQLLDSLLALAGARLGAEDVLTLARQPLLAACLGLTADDHGALRDLVAAAGIRWGLDGQQQSALELPSEDGQSWEVGLERLLIGLAAPPDTREPQTASWLPDGTPEPVPASGSDARRRIGALAGLLRQVASWQEDLAHPRSLADWLALVARWLGELMATLDGERALEGQRLLASLGVLEEEARAGAETRPLDHAAFRGMLAPRLEPRAFAGQFLDGRITFGEMTALAGVPARVICLLGLNDGEFPRISAASELDLTQGGKRHGDRDPRREDRLLFRQALLGAREVLYLSWCGRDARHNTERAACGPVRSLLDWLDCQQAGDGRSLPVIQHPLQPFHAALFHENAPRRSYRDDLATALARRAAGQLTGDTGLYTYGGPTIPELPESPGGSGQDARPELALSTLVRYWGHPARSWLQSRYRLKLQPADEDLPQRESFAIESLEGWSLRQQAWPALLSGQDPAALRASLHARGLLPGGRLGHKLFAELEHTASGWKETIADLLPGCSLLTQPRPLDGIVHGLRLRGTIECALVGGGRLVLHASRLSARRLVQDWLEHLVWNACDPEDLVSTKTGWSLVLFKETQRIFQTRDDASALLEPWLAPWLGPRNGPAPFAPACAMAWVQALAKAGDADPREKVLDAWQGGYMQAGEGEDPWNLCAWGTGGFLATPELETRFAELAELCLTPLLDHALSKGDLA from the coding sequence GTGTTTGACCCCATCATTGGCTGGAGCAGCGAGCAGCTGCTCGAGGCGCTGGCCGACAACCTGGACCGCCACCGGTCGGTGCTGGCCCGGCGCACGGTCATCGTGCCCTCGAAGGGGCTGGGGCGCTGGCTCAGCCAGGAACTGGCCAGTCGGCGGGGGCTGAGCGCCGGGCTGCATCTGCCCTTCGCCTCGACCTGGCTCTGGGAACTGGCCGCGCAACTGCTTCCGGACTTTCACGCGCAGCACCCCGTCAGTTCCGAGCTGCTGCTCAGCCACATCCTGAACGAATTGCCAGCCTTCGCCCGCGACGAGGCTCTCCCCCAACTGGCCCCCTTTCTCCAGAGTGATCACGTCACCCAGCGCCAGCTGGAGCTGGCCCGCCTGCTGGCCGACAGCCTGGACCAACTGCAGGTCCATCGCCCCGACTGGCTGCTGGCCTGGGCGGATGCGGCACCGGAAGCCGATGCCCCCTGGCAGGCCCGGCTCTGGCACCGTGTCACACGCGCCCTGCCCGCGGCGGCCCTGCGTCCGCGCCTGCTTGAGGACCTTCAGCGTGCGCTGACTGCCGAAGGCATCACGCCGCCCGGGCTGCCCGAGAGACTGCATCTCTTTCTGCCGGCCTCCTTGCCGGATTCACAATTCCAGCTGTTCAAGGCCCTGGCCCGTCACATTCCCGTCCACCTCTATCTGCTGCGGGCGCGCCAATCGCTGCTGCCGGCCCCCTGGCCCCTGCTGCCGGGGCTGGACGGCGATGCCCTGGAGCAGGAGCTGGACCAGCAACTGCGGGAGTGCGGGGCCTGGCCCGCCGAACGCCATTGGCCCGATCCGACCGGCTTCAGCTGCGCGCCCGGGCGGCTGGGGCAACTGCAGGCCCGCCTGCAGGGCATGGTCCTGCCCGCCGTGGACGGGGCAGGCGACACGCCGGATCACAGTCTCGCACTCCACTCCTGCCACAGCCTCTGGCGCGAACTGGAAGTGCTTCAGGACGAGCTGCTGCGGCTCTTCGACACGTTGGAGGACCTGCATCCCGACCAGATCCTCGTGCTCTGCGCCGATCTGCCCAGCTGGGCCCCGGCAATCGAGGCGGTGTTCGGACGCATTCCCCGGGGCAGCGAGCGCCCGGCACTGCCCTATACGCTCAGCCGCCGCAATTCGCCCGCCGAAGCCTGGCAGCAGCTGCTGGACAGTCTGCTGGCCCTGGCCGGTGCGCGTCTGGGTGCCGAAGACGTGCTCACCCTCGCGCGTCAACCCCTGCTGGCCGCCTGTCTGGGATTGACCGCCGACGACCATGGCGCTCTGCGCGATCTGGTGGCTGCCGCGGGAATCCGCTGGGGGCTGGATGGGCAACAACAGTCCGCTCTGGAGCTTCCGTCGGAAGATGGCCAGTCCTGGGAGGTCGGCCTGGAGCGCCTGCTCATCGGGCTGGCCGCGCCTCCGGACACACGGGAGCCGCAGACTGCGTCATGGCTGCCCGACGGGACTCCCGAGCCCGTGCCCGCCAGCGGAAGCGACGCCCGGCGCCGGATCGGAGCGCTTGCCGGGCTGTTGCGGCAAGTGGCCAGCTGGCAGGAAGACCTGGCACATCCACGGAGCCTGGCCGACTGGCTGGCGCTGGTTGCCCGTTGGCTCGGCGAGCTGATGGCCACTCTGGACGGGGAACGCGCGCTCGAGGGGCAGCGTCTGCTCGCCTCTCTGGGCGTGCTGGAAGAGGAAGCCCGCGCCGGAGCCGAGACACGGCCGCTGGATCACGCCGCCTTCAGAGGCATGCTGGCTCCCCGGCTGGAGCCGCGGGCCTTTGCCGGCCAGTTCCTCGACGGGCGGATCACCTTCGGCGAGATGACCGCCCTGGCTGGCGTGCCCGCCCGCGTGATCTGCCTGCTGGGCCTGAACGATGGCGAGTTTCCCCGGATCTCGGCGGCCAGCGAACTGGATCTGACGCAGGGAGGAAAGCGGCATGGCGACCGGGATCCCCGCCGCGAGGACCGGCTGCTCTTCCGCCAGGCGCTGCTGGGCGCGCGTGAGGTGCTGTACCTCTCCTGGTGCGGGCGCGATGCCCGGCACAATACGGAGCGCGCGGCCTGCGGCCCGGTGCGCTCCCTGCTGGACTGGCTGGATTGCCAGCAGGCCGGGGACGGGCGCAGCCTGCCCGTGATCCAGCACCCGCTTCAACCCTTTCACGCGGCCCTGTTCCACGAAAATGCTCCGCGCCGGAGCTACCGCGACGATCTGGCCACTGCGCTGGCCCGCCGAGCAGCGGGTCAGCTGACCGGCGACACCGGACTGTATACATATGGTGGGCCGACCATTCCGGAACTGCCCGAGTCTCCGGGCGGCAGCGGGCAGGACGCTCGTCCCGAACTGGCCCTGTCCACTCTGGTGCGTTACTGGGGCCACCCCGCACGGAGCTGGCTGCAGTCCCGCTACCGCCTGAAACTTCAGCCCGCCGACGAGGATCTGCCTCAACGGGAAAGTTTCGCCATTGAATCACTGGAGGGCTGGTCCCTGCGCCAGCAGGCCTGGCCCGCTCTGCTGAGCGGACAGGACCCGGCAGCCCTGAGAGCGAGTCTGCACGCCCGCGGCCTGTTGCCGGGCGGCAGACTGGGACACAAACTGTTTGCCGAACTGGAACACACGGCATCGGGCTGGAAGGAGACCATCGCGGACCTTCTTCCCGGGTGCTCCCTCCTGACCCAGCCCCGCCCGCTGGACGGCATCGTGCACGGACTGCGTCTGCGTGGCACGATCGAGTGCGCGCTGGTTGGCGGGGGCCGGCTGGTGCTGCATGCATCCAGACTTTCCGCCAGGCGCCTGGTCCAGGACTGGCTCGAGCATCTGGTCTGGAACGCCTGCGACCCGGAGGATCTGGTGTCCACGAAAACCGGCTGGAGCCTGGTGCTGTTCAAGGAAACCCAGCGCATCTTCCAGACCCGCGACGACGCGAGCGCGCTGCTTGAGCCCTGGCTGGCGCCCTGGCTCGGTCCCCGGAACGGCCCGGCCCCCTTCGCACCCGCGTGTGCCATGGCCTGGGTCCAGGCTCTTGCGAAGGCCGGCGATGCCGATCCGCGCGAGAAGGTCCTCGACGCCTGGCAGGGTGGGTACATGCAGGCCGGCGAAGGGGAAGATCCCTGGAACCTCTGCGCCTGGGGAACCGGCGGATTTCTGGCCACTCCCGAGCTGGAAACCCGTTTCGCCGAGCTGGCCGAACTCTGCCTGACTCCCCTGCTGGATCACGCACTGTCGAAGGGAGACCTGGCATGA
- a CDS encoding T9SS type A sorting domain-containing protein, protein MPASQAEPYSRLAGFQSRSEIRFFNNTMLRGSYHFNQQSVIGNHSIYRDPATCHGPVDDSTFFLEGVHAFHDSLAWPPLSQIEQLKQMIPEAGILEGQDSEGRSITTELQFVPDGFWLTRRWVGEDAPPGGQVLDSLVFHPYPEFPVLWVNGVARMKGIVGQSLTLLVSDSLFIMGDLIVAGTDTTSCHEEAFGRVPVPSTIQLGLIGERDVIIAATLENGAFNGQSAPWNNPCYLDNHPVVERCNQWRRDVILTASVMALGKAFMAEYWRTAVTVGDDPPAPPLECPSEDPPADYGYPGCIIGSTGADRWGKLWFCGSLALDCHGVFGHSSSDPPAFIIGFTESTLRYDENLYDRTPPFWPELEWIDADPPTITLSPEMEGLCGAVIDADLLQQLLESGDLSVVVQANSQAEGGREEFTLSTWLDGVRIAQSEDTLLAGQTRVLHPVCEWPAEEIHELHFTVAWDSQIWNVGGELCHWTLDLGDPDPLVIEPSPALQALCGQQVEWFQFHPLLSSGQIYLHAQASVNALGGFEVLHFECWRNDLLSDSLTVVLDAGESVDYRPQIHQDREDELRSLYLSARWDYQYWNQNGELCTLEFADPDPPVLSWSEAATEACATPVAWSEFRSLLDAGLIWLDFQASPQALGGSEWVRVETWLNDQPVDTVSGILAAGESARFSPNVSALPDDLQSMSLHVRWDNESWNTDDSQCRWTFDAVSLPESTPVPATFTVSIVPNPANPTFTVVYELPVAGETLLELYNLQGQKVRTLAQGFRATGSHRETVDPGPGASGLYLIRIETPSGQAVRKVLVLK, encoded by the coding sequence GTGCCCGCATCTCAAGCCGAACCGTACTCCAGACTGGCCGGCTTCCAGTCCCGCAGCGAGATACGTTTCTTCAACAACACAATGCTGCGGGGCAGCTACCATTTCAATCAGCAGAGTGTCATCGGTAACCACTCGATCTACCGCGACCCCGCAACCTGCCACGGACCTGTGGACGATTCGACCTTCTTTCTGGAAGGGGTCCACGCGTTCCACGATTCGCTGGCCTGGCCACCCCTCTCGCAGATCGAGCAGCTCAAGCAGATGATTCCGGAAGCAGGCATTCTGGAAGGCCAGGACTCCGAGGGCCGCTCGATCACGACCGAGCTGCAGTTCGTACCCGATGGCTTTTGGCTGACCCGCCGCTGGGTCGGGGAAGACGCCCCGCCCGGAGGACAGGTACTCGATTCCCTCGTGTTCCATCCCTATCCCGAATTTCCCGTGCTCTGGGTCAACGGTGTCGCCCGAATGAAGGGCATCGTCGGCCAATCCCTGACCCTGTTGGTGAGTGACAGTCTGTTCATCATGGGTGATCTGATCGTTGCGGGGACGGACACGACATCCTGCCACGAAGAGGCCTTCGGACGGGTGCCGGTCCCTTCGACGATTCAACTGGGACTGATCGGAGAAAGGGATGTGATCATCGCCGCGACGCTGGAAAATGGGGCCTTCAATGGGCAGAGTGCCCCGTGGAACAATCCCTGCTATCTGGACAACCACCCAGTTGTGGAGCGTTGCAATCAGTGGCGCCGCGATGTGATTCTCACGGCCAGCGTCATGGCTCTGGGCAAGGCTTTCATGGCCGAGTACTGGCGTACGGCGGTGACCGTTGGAGACGATCCACCCGCTCCACCTCTGGAATGCCCTTCTGAGGACCCGCCTGCGGACTATGGGTATCCCGGGTGCATCATTGGCTCCACGGGTGCCGACCGTTGGGGCAAACTGTGGTTCTGTGGCTCACTGGCTCTTGACTGTCACGGCGTTTTCGGTCACTCATCTTCAGATCCGCCCGCTTTCATCATCGGGTTCACCGAGAGCACTCTCCGCTATGATGAAAATCTGTACGATCGGACCCCACCCTTCTGGCCCGAGCTGGAATGGATCGATGCGGACCCACCCACGATCACACTGTCGCCGGAAATGGAAGGCCTTTGCGGTGCTGTCATCGACGCCGATCTGCTCCAGCAGTTGCTGGAATCGGGCGACCTGAGTGTTGTCGTACAAGCCAATTCTCAAGCGGAAGGTGGGCGGGAAGAGTTCACACTTTCCACCTGGCTTGATGGGGTGAGAATCGCCCAGAGTGAGGATACCTTGCTGGCCGGACAGACACGGGTTCTTCATCCCGTGTGCGAGTGGCCTGCGGAAGAAATCCACGAGCTGCATTTCACGGTAGCCTGGGATTCGCAAATCTGGAATGTCGGTGGAGAGCTGTGCCACTGGACCCTGGATCTGGGAGATCCCGATCCTCTGGTGATCGAACCGTCTCCCGCCCTTCAGGCGCTCTGTGGTCAGCAGGTTGAGTGGTTCCAGTTCCATCCGCTGTTGAGCAGTGGCCAGATCTACTTGCACGCACAAGCTTCGGTCAATGCACTGGGCGGTTTCGAAGTCCTGCATTTCGAATGCTGGCGCAATGATCTGCTGAGTGACAGCCTGACCGTCGTGCTGGACGCGGGCGAGAGTGTGGACTACCGGCCGCAGATCCACCAGGACCGCGAGGACGAATTGCGCAGCCTGTACCTGAGTGCCCGCTGGGATTACCAATACTGGAACCAGAATGGAGAACTGTGTACTCTGGAGTTCGCGGATCCCGACCCACCCGTGCTGAGCTGGAGCGAAGCTGCCACGGAAGCCTGTGCGACGCCGGTGGCCTGGAGTGAGTTCCGCAGCCTGCTGGACGCCGGCCTGATCTGGCTGGATTTCCAGGCCAGTCCACAGGCGCTGGGGGGTTCCGAATGGGTGCGCGTGGAAACCTGGCTGAATGATCAGCCGGTGGACACCGTGTCCGGCATTCTGGCCGCTGGTGAAAGTGCCCGCTTCAGCCCCAATGTGTCGGCACTGCCCGACGACCTGCAGTCGATGTCCCTGCATGTCCGCTGGGACAACGAGAGCTGGAACACGGACGACAGCCAGTGCCGCTGGACCTTTGATGCAGTGTCACTGCCCGAGAGTACTCCAGTGCCTGCCACATTCACCGTGTCGATCGTCCCCAATCCGGCCAATCCGACATTCACGGTCGTCTATGAATTGCCGGTTGCGGGGGAGACTCTGCTGGAGCTCTACAATCTGCAGGGCCAGAAAGTGCGCACGCTCGCCCAGGGATTCCGGGCGACGGGCAGCCATCGTGAGACGGTGGACCCGGGACCGGGTGCCAGCGGGCTGTACCTGATCCGCATCGAGACACCCTCGGGGCAGGCCGTGCGGAAAGTGCTGGTGTTGAAGTGA